One stretch of Anguilla anguilla isolate fAngAng1 chromosome 5, fAngAng1.pri, whole genome shotgun sequence DNA includes these proteins:
- the LOC118226857 gene encoding ELAV-like protein 2 isoform X4 — translation MAVRLCDVASLLRSGSWAAEPWTGVIAAMETQLSNGPTCNSTTNGPSTMSNNCSSPIESGSIEDSKTNLIVNYLPQNMTQEELKSLFGSIGEIESCKLVRDKITGQSLGYGFVNYVDPKDAEKAINTLNGLRLQTKTIKVSYARPSSASIRDANLYVSGLPKTMTQKELEQLFSQYGRIITSRILVDQVTGISRGVGFIRFDRRIEAEEAIKGLNGQKPPAAAEPITVKFANNPSQKTSQALLSQLYQSPNRRYPGPLAQQAQRFRLDNLLNMAYGVKRFSPMAIDGVTSLAGINIPGHAGTGWCIFVYNLAPDADESILWQMFGPFGAVTNVKVIRDFSTNKCKGFGFVSMTNYDEAAVAIASLNGYRLGDRVLQVSFKTNKTHKA, via the exons ATGGCAGTCAGACTGTGCGATGTGGCTTCTCTGCTGAGAAGCGGTTCGTGGGCAGCCGAGCCTTGGACTGGG GTTAttgctgccatggaaacacagcTGTCCAATGGACCCACTTGTAACAGCACAACCAACGGTCCCTCGACAATGTCAAACAACTGCTCCTCTCCCATTGAATCGGGAAGCATAGAAGACAGTAAAACTAACTTGATAGTCAACTATCTGCCTCAGAACATGACCCAGGAAGAGCTGAAGAGCTTGTTTGGGAGCATCGGCGAAATCGAGTCCTGCAAATTAGTACGAGACAAAATAACAG gaCAGAGCCTAGGGTACGGGTTTGTGAACTACGTGGATCCAAAAGACGCAGAGAAAGCCATCAACACACTGAACGGGCTGAGACTTCAGACAAAAACCATTAAG GTATCGTACGCCCGCCCGAGCTCGGCCTCCATCAGAGACGCCAACCTGTACGTGAGCGGCCTGCCAAAGACCATGACCcagaaggagctggagcagctcttCTCCCAGTACGGCCGCATCATCACCTCACGCATCCTGGTGGACCAGGTGACCG GTATCTCCAGAGGGGTGGGGTTCATCCGGTTCGACCGGCGAATCGAGGCCGAGGAGGCCATCAAGGGGCTGAACGGCCAGAAGCCGCCGGCCGCCGCGGAGCCGATCACGGTCAAGTTCGCCAACAACCCGAGCCAGAAGACCAGCCAGGCGCTGCTGTCTCAGCTGTACCAGTCCCCAAACCGGCGCTACCCGGGCCCGCTGGCTCAGCAGGCCCAGCGCTTCAG GTTGGACAATCTCCTAAACATGGCCTACGGAGTGAAGAG GTTCTCTCCCATGGCCATCGACGGGGTCACCAGCCTGGCGGGCATCAACATCCCCGGCCACGCGGGCACGGGCTGGTGCATCTTCGTCTACAACCTGGCGCCCGACGCCGACGAGAGCATCCTGTGGCAGATGTTCGGGCCCTTCGGCGCGGTGACGAACGTCAAGGTCATCCGCGACTTCAGCACAAACAAGTGCAAGGGCTTCGGCTTCGTCTCCATGACAAACTACGACGAGGCGGCAGTGGCCATCGCCAGCCTCAACGGATATCGACTTGGGGACAGAGTTTTGCAAGTATCATTTAAAACCAACAAGACACACAAGGCCTAA
- the LOC118226857 gene encoding ELAV-like protein 2 isoform X3, producing MAVRLCDVASLLRSGSWAAEPWTGVIAAMETQLSNGPTCNSTTNGPSTMSNNCSSPIESGSIEDSKTNLIVNYLPQNMTQEELKSLFGSIGEIESCKLVRDKITGQSLGYGFVNYVDPKDAEKAINTLNGLRLQTKTIKVSYARPSSASIRDANLYVSGLPKTMTQKELEQLFSQYGRIITSRILVDQVTGISRGVGFIRFDRRIEAEEAIKGLNGQKPPAAAEPITVKFANNPSQKTSQALLSQLYQSPNRRYPGPLAQQAQRFRLDNLLNMAYGVKSRFSPMAIDGVTSLAGINIPGHAGTGWCIFVYNLAPDADESILWQMFGPFGAVTNVKVIRDFSTNKCKGFGFVSMTNYDEAAVAIASLNGYRLGDRVLQVSFKTNKTHKA from the exons ATGGCAGTCAGACTGTGCGATGTGGCTTCTCTGCTGAGAAGCGGTTCGTGGGCAGCCGAGCCTTGGACTGGG GTTAttgctgccatggaaacacagcTGTCCAATGGACCCACTTGTAACAGCACAACCAACGGTCCCTCGACAATGTCAAACAACTGCTCCTCTCCCATTGAATCGGGAAGCATAGAAGACAGTAAAACTAACTTGATAGTCAACTATCTGCCTCAGAACATGACCCAGGAAGAGCTGAAGAGCTTGTTTGGGAGCATCGGCGAAATCGAGTCCTGCAAATTAGTACGAGACAAAATAACAG gaCAGAGCCTAGGGTACGGGTTTGTGAACTACGTGGATCCAAAAGACGCAGAGAAAGCCATCAACACACTGAACGGGCTGAGACTTCAGACAAAAACCATTAAG GTATCGTACGCCCGCCCGAGCTCGGCCTCCATCAGAGACGCCAACCTGTACGTGAGCGGCCTGCCAAAGACCATGACCcagaaggagctggagcagctcttCTCCCAGTACGGCCGCATCATCACCTCACGCATCCTGGTGGACCAGGTGACCG GTATCTCCAGAGGGGTGGGGTTCATCCGGTTCGACCGGCGAATCGAGGCCGAGGAGGCCATCAAGGGGCTGAACGGCCAGAAGCCGCCGGCCGCCGCGGAGCCGATCACGGTCAAGTTCGCCAACAACCCGAGCCAGAAGACCAGCCAGGCGCTGCTGTCTCAGCTGTACCAGTCCCCAAACCGGCGCTACCCGGGCCCGCTGGCTCAGCAGGCCCAGCGCTTCAG GTTGGACAATCTCCTAAACATGGCCTACGGAGTGAAGAG CAGGTTCTCTCCCATGGCCATCGACGGGGTCACCAGCCTGGCGGGCATCAACATCCCCGGCCACGCGGGCACGGGCTGGTGCATCTTCGTCTACAACCTGGCGCCCGACGCCGACGAGAGCATCCTGTGGCAGATGTTCGGGCCCTTCGGCGCGGTGACGAACGTCAAGGTCATCCGCGACTTCAGCACAAACAAGTGCAAGGGCTTCGGCTTCGTCTCCATGACAAACTACGACGAGGCGGCAGTGGCCATCGCCAGCCTCAACGGATATCGACTTGGGGACAGAGTTTTGCAAGTATCATTTAAAACCAACAAGACACACAAGGCCTAA
- the LOC118226857 gene encoding ELAV-like protein 2 isoform X2 produces MAVRLCDVASLLRSGSWAAEPWTGQVIAAMETQLSNGPTCNSTTNGPSTMSNNCSSPIESGSIEDSKTNLIVNYLPQNMTQEELKSLFGSIGEIESCKLVRDKITGQSLGYGFVNYVDPKDAEKAINTLNGLRLQTKTIKVSYARPSSASIRDANLYVSGLPKTMTQKELEQLFSQYGRIITSRILVDQVTGISRGVGFIRFDRRIEAEEAIKGLNGQKPPAAAEPITVKFANNPSQKTSQALLSQLYQSPNRRYPGPLAQQAQRFRLDNLLNMAYGVKRFSPMAIDGVTSLAGINIPGHAGTGWCIFVYNLAPDADESILWQMFGPFGAVTNVKVIRDFSTNKCKGFGFVSMTNYDEAAVAIASLNGYRLGDRVLQVSFKTNKTHKA; encoded by the exons ATGGCAGTCAGACTGTGCGATGTGGCTTCTCTGCTGAGAAGCGGTTCGTGGGCAGCCGAGCCTTGGACTGGG cAGGTTAttgctgccatggaaacacagcTGTCCAATGGACCCACTTGTAACAGCACAACCAACGGTCCCTCGACAATGTCAAACAACTGCTCCTCTCCCATTGAATCGGGAAGCATAGAAGACAGTAAAACTAACTTGATAGTCAACTATCTGCCTCAGAACATGACCCAGGAAGAGCTGAAGAGCTTGTTTGGGAGCATCGGCGAAATCGAGTCCTGCAAATTAGTACGAGACAAAATAACAG gaCAGAGCCTAGGGTACGGGTTTGTGAACTACGTGGATCCAAAAGACGCAGAGAAAGCCATCAACACACTGAACGGGCTGAGACTTCAGACAAAAACCATTAAG GTATCGTACGCCCGCCCGAGCTCGGCCTCCATCAGAGACGCCAACCTGTACGTGAGCGGCCTGCCAAAGACCATGACCcagaaggagctggagcagctcttCTCCCAGTACGGCCGCATCATCACCTCACGCATCCTGGTGGACCAGGTGACCG GTATCTCCAGAGGGGTGGGGTTCATCCGGTTCGACCGGCGAATCGAGGCCGAGGAGGCCATCAAGGGGCTGAACGGCCAGAAGCCGCCGGCCGCCGCGGAGCCGATCACGGTCAAGTTCGCCAACAACCCGAGCCAGAAGACCAGCCAGGCGCTGCTGTCTCAGCTGTACCAGTCCCCAAACCGGCGCTACCCGGGCCCGCTGGCTCAGCAGGCCCAGCGCTTCAG GTTGGACAATCTCCTAAACATGGCCTACGGAGTGAAGAG GTTCTCTCCCATGGCCATCGACGGGGTCACCAGCCTGGCGGGCATCAACATCCCCGGCCACGCGGGCACGGGCTGGTGCATCTTCGTCTACAACCTGGCGCCCGACGCCGACGAGAGCATCCTGTGGCAGATGTTCGGGCCCTTCGGCGCGGTGACGAACGTCAAGGTCATCCGCGACTTCAGCACAAACAAGTGCAAGGGCTTCGGCTTCGTCTCCATGACAAACTACGACGAGGCGGCAGTGGCCATCGCCAGCCTCAACGGATATCGACTTGGGGACAGAGTTTTGCAAGTATCATTTAAAACCAACAAGACACACAAGGCCTAA
- the LOC118226857 gene encoding ELAV-like protein 2 isoform X1 — MAVRLCDVASLLRSGSWAAEPWTGQVIAAMETQLSNGPTCNSTTNGPSTMSNNCSSPIESGSIEDSKTNLIVNYLPQNMTQEELKSLFGSIGEIESCKLVRDKITGQSLGYGFVNYVDPKDAEKAINTLNGLRLQTKTIKVSYARPSSASIRDANLYVSGLPKTMTQKELEQLFSQYGRIITSRILVDQVTGISRGVGFIRFDRRIEAEEAIKGLNGQKPPAAAEPITVKFANNPSQKTSQALLSQLYQSPNRRYPGPLAQQAQRFRLDNLLNMAYGVKSRFSPMAIDGVTSLAGINIPGHAGTGWCIFVYNLAPDADESILWQMFGPFGAVTNVKVIRDFSTNKCKGFGFVSMTNYDEAAVAIASLNGYRLGDRVLQVSFKTNKTHKA, encoded by the exons ATGGCAGTCAGACTGTGCGATGTGGCTTCTCTGCTGAGAAGCGGTTCGTGGGCAGCCGAGCCTTGGACTGGG cAGGTTAttgctgccatggaaacacagcTGTCCAATGGACCCACTTGTAACAGCACAACCAACGGTCCCTCGACAATGTCAAACAACTGCTCCTCTCCCATTGAATCGGGAAGCATAGAAGACAGTAAAACTAACTTGATAGTCAACTATCTGCCTCAGAACATGACCCAGGAAGAGCTGAAGAGCTTGTTTGGGAGCATCGGCGAAATCGAGTCCTGCAAATTAGTACGAGACAAAATAACAG gaCAGAGCCTAGGGTACGGGTTTGTGAACTACGTGGATCCAAAAGACGCAGAGAAAGCCATCAACACACTGAACGGGCTGAGACTTCAGACAAAAACCATTAAG GTATCGTACGCCCGCCCGAGCTCGGCCTCCATCAGAGACGCCAACCTGTACGTGAGCGGCCTGCCAAAGACCATGACCcagaaggagctggagcagctcttCTCCCAGTACGGCCGCATCATCACCTCACGCATCCTGGTGGACCAGGTGACCG GTATCTCCAGAGGGGTGGGGTTCATCCGGTTCGACCGGCGAATCGAGGCCGAGGAGGCCATCAAGGGGCTGAACGGCCAGAAGCCGCCGGCCGCCGCGGAGCCGATCACGGTCAAGTTCGCCAACAACCCGAGCCAGAAGACCAGCCAGGCGCTGCTGTCTCAGCTGTACCAGTCCCCAAACCGGCGCTACCCGGGCCCGCTGGCTCAGCAGGCCCAGCGCTTCAG GTTGGACAATCTCCTAAACATGGCCTACGGAGTGAAGAG CAGGTTCTCTCCCATGGCCATCGACGGGGTCACCAGCCTGGCGGGCATCAACATCCCCGGCCACGCGGGCACGGGCTGGTGCATCTTCGTCTACAACCTGGCGCCCGACGCCGACGAGAGCATCCTGTGGCAGATGTTCGGGCCCTTCGGCGCGGTGACGAACGTCAAGGTCATCCGCGACTTCAGCACAAACAAGTGCAAGGGCTTCGGCTTCGTCTCCATGACAAACTACGACGAGGCGGCAGTGGCCATCGCCAGCCTCAACGGATATCGACTTGGGGACAGAGTTTTGCAAGTATCATTTAAAACCAACAAGACACACAAGGCCTAA
- the LOC118226857 gene encoding ELAV-like protein 2 isoform X5, with product METQLSNGPTCNSTTNGPSTMSNNCSSPIESGSIEDSKTNLIVNYLPQNMTQEELKSLFGSIGEIESCKLVRDKITGQSLGYGFVNYVDPKDAEKAINTLNGLRLQTKTIKVSYARPSSASIRDANLYVSGLPKTMTQKELEQLFSQYGRIITSRILVDQVTGISRGVGFIRFDRRIEAEEAIKGLNGQKPPAAAEPITVKFANNPSQKTSQALLSQLYQSPNRRYPGPLAQQAQRFRLDNLLNMAYGVKSRFSPMAIDGVTSLAGINIPGHAGTGWCIFVYNLAPDADESILWQMFGPFGAVTNVKVIRDFSTNKCKGFGFVSMTNYDEAAVAIASLNGYRLGDRVLQVSFKTNKTHKA from the exons atggaaacacagcTGTCCAATGGACCCACTTGTAACAGCACAACCAACGGTCCCTCGACAATGTCAAACAACTGCTCCTCTCCCATTGAATCGGGAAGCATAGAAGACAGTAAAACTAACTTGATAGTCAACTATCTGCCTCAGAACATGACCCAGGAAGAGCTGAAGAGCTTGTTTGGGAGCATCGGCGAAATCGAGTCCTGCAAATTAGTACGAGACAAAATAACAG gaCAGAGCCTAGGGTACGGGTTTGTGAACTACGTGGATCCAAAAGACGCAGAGAAAGCCATCAACACACTGAACGGGCTGAGACTTCAGACAAAAACCATTAAG GTATCGTACGCCCGCCCGAGCTCGGCCTCCATCAGAGACGCCAACCTGTACGTGAGCGGCCTGCCAAAGACCATGACCcagaaggagctggagcagctcttCTCCCAGTACGGCCGCATCATCACCTCACGCATCCTGGTGGACCAGGTGACCG GTATCTCCAGAGGGGTGGGGTTCATCCGGTTCGACCGGCGAATCGAGGCCGAGGAGGCCATCAAGGGGCTGAACGGCCAGAAGCCGCCGGCCGCCGCGGAGCCGATCACGGTCAAGTTCGCCAACAACCCGAGCCAGAAGACCAGCCAGGCGCTGCTGTCTCAGCTGTACCAGTCCCCAAACCGGCGCTACCCGGGCCCGCTGGCTCAGCAGGCCCAGCGCTTCAG GTTGGACAATCTCCTAAACATGGCCTACGGAGTGAAGAG CAGGTTCTCTCCCATGGCCATCGACGGGGTCACCAGCCTGGCGGGCATCAACATCCCCGGCCACGCGGGCACGGGCTGGTGCATCTTCGTCTACAACCTGGCGCCCGACGCCGACGAGAGCATCCTGTGGCAGATGTTCGGGCCCTTCGGCGCGGTGACGAACGTCAAGGTCATCCGCGACTTCAGCACAAACAAGTGCAAGGGCTTCGGCTTCGTCTCCATGACAAACTACGACGAGGCGGCAGTGGCCATCGCCAGCCTCAACGGATATCGACTTGGGGACAGAGTTTTGCAAGTATCATTTAAAACCAACAAGACACACAAGGCCTAA